From one Mya arenaria isolate MELC-2E11 chromosome 4, ASM2691426v1 genomic stretch:
- the LOC128230153 gene encoding uncharacterized protein LOC128230153 has protein sequence MAKRGKPSNVIDDIQRPGGDDVLKCPLCLDTFETPRALACLHTFCEPCLKFHITDLKASMRDGKLDKVPCPVCERPSVPPDVLKHPHEMVKDFPLNHFLLPHLEVATPRSRTNNIAHGRKGVSFVQCCGSCTASGRAVEATAYCQDCEDFQCSECVDNHMKMKLLMRHNIVGLDQVTSGHAISKSFDKHNICMHHQTQYARFYCANHDVLVCSDCTVAKHKACDILTELDDLGVQLKQGEKPKQLKDNMKGLQKALGDMVDAIRTNNYGIKRESEEIPKLIQSMKAKVLRLFQYLEEAVDEKIQSFQDEYSNRNSERAFRYKQLLVAIEASTAALETVLEHGTYTQVFFTFHRLKAQLQEYDDLIKVEKDNLTCTTIQLKLDDATESVVNATERLGDVFVENIKPDLAELPPLLFARREESVDDLNLELVKTCHLKKSDPNITRQCISATYMDKKLALIFEVKNRTWFSYTLSLISTEKMEEIHTSELKRDPKHVIALDSNNLAITFPNGGFIEFYLYTAQRKKKPLKFELNHSVKCDIRNAIVAKYSKREFAISTCNYFGTMTHEGVTKQLFYYSVSLRVRETDFWSTQLLVENVVVDLKRKRIYVSANKPNKLYSFTPNGVVMIDLAFDQPITSLDLDPDGNIIVCSGTEIAAKLKQVSANTGKVMRVVVIEMPTPKLTCYNRKGSDFYTVENGKKTRLDKYRYNKNNDEEIFDD, from the exons ATGGCAAAACGTGGAAAACCCAGCAACGTCATAGACGATATTCAACGCCCAGGTGGGGACGACGTACTGAAGTGTCCGTTATGTTTGGATACGTTCGAGACACCACGTGCGTTGGCGTGCCTCCACACATTTTGCGAACCGTGTTTAAAGTTTCATATCACTGATCTTAAGGCGTCTATGCGTGACGGGAAATTGGACAAGGTTCCGTGTCCTGTTTGTGAGCGCCCATCCGTGCCGCCTGATGTCCTCAAGCATCCTCACGAAATGGTGAAGGATTTCCCTCTCAACCACTTCCTGTTACCGCATCTGGAGGTCGCCACTCCGCGAAGCCGCACAAACAACATTGCGCACGGCCGAAAGGGTGTCAGTTTTGTGCAATGTTGCGGGTCGTGCACGGCGAGCGGCCGTGCCGTGGAGGCTACAGCGTACTGTCAAGATTGCGAGGATTTTCAATGTTCTGAATGCGTCGATAATCATATGAAGATGAAACTTCTTATGCGTCATAATATAGTTGGATTGGACCAAGTCACTAGTGGCCAtgcaatttcaaaatcatttgataagcataatatatgtatgcatCATCAAACGCAATATGCACGGTTTTACTGCGCCAATCATGATGTATTAGTTTGTAGCGATTGTACCGTCGCGAAGCATAAAGCATGCGATATTCTAACAGAACTTGACGACCTTGGTGTTCAGCTTAAGCAAGGTGAAAAGCCAAAACAGCTGAAAGACAATATGAAAGGGCTACAAAAAGCACTTGGTGATATGGTAGATGCGATAAGAACAAATAACTATGGTATTAAGCGAGAATCTGAAGAAATACCGAAGCTAATCCAGTCTATGAAAGCCAAGGTGCTTCGCCTGTTTCAATACCTGGAAGAAGCGGTCGACGAGAAAATCCAATCCTTCCAAGACGAGTACAGCAACCGGAACTCGGAAAGGGCCTTCCGATACAAGCAGCTCCTAGTAGCCATAGAAGCGTCCACAGCCGCCTTAGAGACTGTTCTTGAACACGGGACGTACACGCAGGTGTTTTTCACTTTTCATCGCCTTAAAGCTCAGTTGCAGGAATACGATGACTTAATTAAGGTGGAAAAGGATAACCTTACTTGTACAACCATACAGCTTAAATTGGACGACGCCACTGAATCAGTCGTAAACGCAACTGAGCGTCTTGGGGATGTATTTGTTGAGAACATTAAACCAGATCTTGCGGAACTTCCACCGCTCTTGTTTGCGCGTCGCGAAGAAAGCGTAGACGATCTGAACCTGGAGTTAGTGAAAACATGTCACCTGAAAAAGTCAGATCCGAACATAACAAGGCAATGTATCTCTGCAACATACATGGACAAAAAGCTGGCTCTGATCTTTGAAGTTAAAAACAGAACTTGGTTTTCTTACACCCTCTCTCTCATAAGCACTGAAAAAAtggaagaaatacatacatCGGAACTTAAACGTGACCCTAAACATGTCATAGCACTTGATTCCAACAATCTTGCAATAACTTTCCCAAACGGAGGCTTCATTGAATTTTATCTGTATACAGCGCAAAGAAAGAAGAAGCCCCTCAAGTTTGAGCTTAACCACAGCGTCAAATGCGATATTCGGAACGCAATCGTAGCGAAATACAGCAAACGGGAATTCGCCATTAGCACGTGCAACTATTTTGGCACGATGACGCACGAGGGAGTCACGAAACAGCTGTTCTATTACAGTGTCAGTCTGCGCGTCCGCGAGACAGACTTCTGGTCAACACAG CTTCTCGTTGAAAACGTCGTCGTCGATTTAAAGAGGAAACGAATATACGTCTCAGCGAACAAGCCCAATAAGTTGTACTCATTCACACCGAACGGTGTCGTCATGATCGACCTTGCTTTCGATCAGCCAATCACGAGCCTCGACCTTGACCCAGATGGCAACATTATCGTCTGCAGCGGAACAGAAATCGCGGCAAAACTGAAACAAGTGTCGGCAAACACTGGAAAGGTCATGAGGGTTGTTGTCATAGAAATGCCAACTCCAAAACTGACTTGTTACAATCGGAAAGGATCGGATTTTTATACCGTTGAGAATGGCAAGAAAACGAGACTGGACAAATatagatacaataaaaacaatgatgaagAAATCTTTGATGACTAA